From the genome of Thermococcus chitonophagus, one region includes:
- a CDS encoding aminodeoxychorismate/anthranilate synthase component II: protein MILIVNNRDSFVWNLAEYASFFDEVKVVPNTIGLAEVKKLNPDGIIISPGPGHPRDRREVGNSPEIVAEADVPVLGVCLGHQIIAEVFGGYVGRVKPRHGKASPIKHDGRGVFKGIKNPLMGGRYHSLAVLQVPKGFKVTAVSLDDNVIMGIRHKRKPIEGVQFHPESVLTEWESKEGLKIIKNFVEMTR from the coding sequence ATGATACTGATAGTTAACAACAGAGACTCCTTCGTGTGGAATCTAGCTGAATACGCATCCTTTTTTGACGAGGTCAAGGTCGTTCCCAATACTATTGGACTAGCAGAGGTGAAAAAGCTGAACCCTGACGGCATAATAATCTCCCCCGGCCCAGGACACCCCAGGGATAGAAGGGAAGTCGGGAATTCACCAGAAATCGTTGCAGAGGCTGATGTTCCGGTGTTGGGAGTTTGTCTCGGCCATCAGATTATTGCAGAGGTCTTTGGGGGATACGTTGGCAGGGTTAAGCCCAGGCATGGAAAAGCCAGCCCAATAAAGCATGACGGTAGGGGAGTGTTTAAGGGGATTAAGAACCCCTTAATGGGAGGCAGGTACCACTCTCTAGCGGTTCTCCAGGTTCCAAAGGGATTCAAAGTTACGGCAGTCTCACTCGATGATAATGTGATAATGGGGATTAGACACAAGAGGAAGCCCATTGAAGGAGTTCAGTTCCATCCTGAGAGCGTTTTAACTGAATGGGAGAGTAAGGAAGGGTTAAAAATTATCAAAAACTTTGTGGAGATGACGAGATAA